The sequence below is a genomic window from Polyangiaceae bacterium.
CGATCCTGACGGAGCGGCTGCCAAGAGCTACGGCGTATCGACGCTGCCAACTTTGGTGCTGATCGACAAAGAGGGCAGCGTGCGCCTGGTGCGCTCCAGCGTGATGCAGCGCGACGCGTTGAAGGCCGCGGTCGACAAGCTCCTCGACTAGTGCCCACCGCAGCGCTGGGGGTGAGGGGAGACTTTTTGGTTCCCTGGGGTGGGCCAATGCGCGGCCGGGGGGTAACCTTTGCCCGTTCCCGTCCCATTCGAGGAGAGTCCATGAGCAAGCGGTTCGAAAGCTTCGAAGAGTTCTGGCCCTACTATGTGCGTGAGCACAAGAACAAGCTGACGCGACGCTTTCACTTCGTCGGCACGGGCATGGCCCTCGGCTGCGCCGTCGGTGGCTTGCTCACCGGCCGCAAGTCGCTGTTGCTGCTCGCACCGGTGATGGGCTACGGCCCCGCGTGGATCAGCCACTTCTTCATCGAGAAGAACAAGCCGGCGACCTTCGACTACCCGAAGTGGAGTCTGCTCGCTGACTTCGTGATGTTTGCGAAGATGGCGAACGGCACGATGGACGCCGAGGTTGAACGTATCCTCGCGGAAGAAGCAGCGGCGGCCGACGAGGAGCCGGAGATCGCCACCAATATGGCGACGGACGGCACCCTCCACTAGATCCTCGCCGCGCTGGGGCAGACTGGCACCCTGCGGTAAGGAAGAGTCAGTGTTGCGCTTTCGACACAGGTACGCACGGGGCTGACCGCGTAAGCAGCTGCACAGCGGAGGAGAAAACCCGTGGAAATTCCGTTGTGCCCGCGCCACGGGCCAACGTTCGGAGCGGTGCAGCGCGCCCGGGTGGGTTGGCAAGGCGCTTGCTCTCTGGATTGACCATGGACCAATTCGAGCACGGCTCACCCTCGGATCTTGGCGCCCGTGAGGCCCTGCCCGCAGGGGAGC
It includes:
- a CDS encoding DUF962 domain-containing protein, whose translation is MSKRFESFEEFWPYYVREHKNKLTRRFHFVGTGMALGCAVGGLLTGRKSLLLLAPVMGYGPAWISHFFIEKNKPATFDYPKWSLLADFVMFAKMANGTMDAEVERILAEEAAAADEEPEIATNMATDGTLH